A single Nicotiana tabacum cultivar K326 chromosome 5, ASM71507v2, whole genome shotgun sequence DNA region contains:
- the LOC107775271 gene encoding uncharacterized protein LOC107775271 — protein MDKGFIRPSVSPWGASVLFVRKKDGSLRMCIYYRQLNKVTIKNKYPLPRIDDLFDQLQGAQCYSKIDLRSGYHQLKVKEVDIPKITSRTRYGHFEFLIWHHYLYGVHVDIFTDHKSLQYIFKQRELNLRQRRWLELLKDYDVDILYHLRKANIVADALSRHSMGILAHVAADKRTMNRAEYSLVAEVKEKQFSDPYLLQLKEEIYKHKTRDFEQGGDDVKITDSAEGYAKLYINEIVRLHGTPLSIISYRGAHFTANFWKPFQKGLDTRVNLSTAFHPQTDGQAESTIQTLEDMLRACVIDFKGNLDNHLPLIEFAYNNSYHSSIKMAPYKALYGRRCRSPIGWFEVGEAELLGPELVYQAMEKVKLIQWNLKTAQSRQKSYSDVRHRDLEIQVDDWVFLKVSLIKGVMRFGKKGRLSPRSIGLYRILRRIRQVDYELEFPQELATVHPVFHVSMLKKFMGDLSLVVHTEIIEIKDSLSYEEILVSILNRQICKLRTKETASVQVLWRNQKVEEATWKAEENMKSRYPHLFEEQMENVEGN, from the exons ATGGATAAGGGGTTTATAAGGccaagtgtctcaccttggggcgcATCGGTCTTGTTTGTCCGAAAGAAGGATGGGTCTTTGCGTATGTGCATTTACTACCgtcagttgaataaagtcaccatcaagaacaagtaccctcttCCCAGaatagatgatttatttgatcaacttcagggtgcccagTGTTATTCCAAGATTGACCTCAGATcaggataccatcagttgaaggttAAGGAAGTTGATATTCCAAAAATAACATctaggactcgatatgggcattttgaatttttg ATCTGGcaccattatttgtatggggtacaTGTTGACATTTTTACAGATCATAAGAGTCTCcagtacattttcaagcaaaGAGAATTAAATCTACGTCAGAGAAGGTGGCTCGAattacttaaagattatgatgttgATATCCTCTATCATCTGAGGAAAGCAAATATTGTAGCCGATGCTCTTAGTCGGCATTCTATGGGAATCTTAGCTCATGTTGCGGCAGACAAGAGAACTATG AACAGGGCTGAATACTCCTTAGTAGCTGAAGTAAAGGAAAAACAGTTCAGTGATCCCTACTTATTACAGCTGAAGGAGGAAATTTACAAACACAAGACTAGGGATTTTGAACAAGgtggagatgatg TGAAGATTACAGATTCGGCCGAGGGTTATGCCAAGTTGTATATCAACGAAATTGTCCGATTGCATGGGACTCCTTTGTCCATTATCTCATATCGTGGTGCCCACTTCACAGCGAACTTTTGGAAACCCTTTCAGAAGGGATTGGACACACGGGTGAACCTCAGCAccgcttttcatcctcagacagatggCCAAGCGGAAAGCACTATTCAgactcttgaggatatgttgagggcgtgtgttattgattttaaagGTAATTTGGACAATCATCTACCTCTCATTGAgttcgcttataataacagttatcactCTAGTATTAAGATGGCACCGTACAAAGCTctgtatgggcgaaggtgtagatcaccaattggttggtttgaagtCGGAGAAGCGGAGTTGTTAGGACCTGAATTGGtctatcaggctatggagaaagtcaaaTTGATACAATGGAATTTGAAGACGGCTCAAAgtcgccaaaagtcctattcggacgTGCGGCATAGAGACTTAGAGAtccaagttgatgattgggtgtttctgaaaGTATCACTCAtaaaaggcgttatgagatttgggaagaaggggaggCTTAGTCCCCGCTCTATTGGGCTATATAGAATCCTGCGAAGGATCAGACAGGTGgattatgagttagaatttccacAAGAACTAGCTACTgtacacccagtgtttcatgtgtccatgttgaagaaattCATGGGAGACCTGTCACTTGTGGTTCATACGGAGATTATAGAGATTAAAGACAGCCTGTCTTATGAGGAAATTCTAGTTTCTATTCTTAATCGTCAAATCTGCAAGCTCAGAACTAAGGAAACTGCTTCAGTACAAGTGCTTTGGAGGAATCaaaaggttgaagaggctacatgGAAAGCCGAAGagaacatgaagtctagatatccccaTCTCTTTGAAGAGCAAATGGAAAATGTGGAAGGTAATTAA